Proteins encoded by one window of Maniola hyperantus chromosome 10, iAphHyp1.2, whole genome shotgun sequence:
- the Tsp26A gene encoding tetraspanin-5 isoform X1 codes for MPSIRKYRRDTTEVSCCLKYVIFGVNVLFWFLGLIVLAVGVWAWTEKDTFNNLSRLTNIALDPAFILICVGTITFIIGFTGCVGALRENTCLLACYAVFLALLLLAEMTAGILFFVFKDWIKHQATSGFQSFITHYREDPDQQNLIDWIQEDWLQCCGVEGPRDWDRNAYFNCSSGAVGSREACGVPFSCCRNKPQDIIRNKQCGYDVRKPTYSFDIAKIIYDKGCLEAAEEWFDRNLLIVATSAVCTAFAQILGICFAQNLRADIFAQKAKWH; via the exons ATGCCTAGCATAAGAAAATATCGACGTGACACGACCGAAGTGAGCTGTTGTTTAAAATATGTGATTTTTGGTGTTAATGTATTATTTTGG TTCCTTGGCCTCATTGTTCTGGCTGTTGGTGTGTGGGCTTGGACTGAAAAGGACACATTCAATAATCTGTCACGCTTGACTAATATTGCTTTGGATCCAGCGTTCATCTTGATATGTGTTG GCACTATAACATTTATAATTGGATTTACGGGATGTGTGGGTGCCTTGCGTGAGAACACGTGCCTGTTAGCTTGT TATGCAGTGTTCCTCGCACTACTTCTGTTGGCTGAGATGACAGCTGGGATATTGTTCTTTGTGTTTAAGGACTGG ATAAAACACCAAGCTACGAGTGGATTCCAGTCGTTCATCACTCATTACAGAGAAGACCCCGACCAACAGAATTTGATTGATTGGATCCAAGAAGATTGG CTCCAATGCTGCGGCGTAGAAGGGCCGAGAGACTGGGATCGGAACGCTTACTTCAATTGCTCGAGCGGTGCAGTCGGCTCGCGAGAAGCCTGCGGAGTGCCCTTCAGCTGCTGTCGCAACAAACCGCAGGATATTATCCGCAATAAGCAGTGCGGATATGACGTCAGGAAACCCACTTAT AGTTTTGACATAGCTAAGATAATATATGACAAGGGTTGCCTAGAAGCCGCCGAGGAGTGGTTCGACCGCAATCTGTTGATTGTTGCCACGTCCGCAGTTTGTACCGCTTTTGCACAA ATTCTCGGGATATGCTTCGCTCAGAACCTGCGAGCTGACATCTTCGCTCAGAAGGCGAAGTGGCACTGA
- the Tsp26A gene encoding tetraspanin-5 isoform X2, protein MPSIRKYRRDTTEVSCCLKYVIFGVNVLFWFLGLIVLAVGVWAWTEKDTFNNLSRLTNIALDPAFILICVGTITFIIGFTGCVGALRENTCLLACYAVFLALLLLAEMTAGILFFVFKDWIKHQATSGFQSFITHYREDPDQQNLIDWIQEDWLQCCGVEGPRDWDRNAYFNCSSGAVGSREACGVPFSCCRNKPQDIIRNKQCGYDVRKPTYQGSERVIHERGCLAAGEDWLQRNFAPVAALVLAPLALKILGICFAQNLRADIFAQKAKWH, encoded by the exons ATGCCTAGCATAAGAAAATATCGACGTGACACGACCGAAGTGAGCTGTTGTTTAAAATATGTGATTTTTGGTGTTAATGTATTATTTTGG TTCCTTGGCCTCATTGTTCTGGCTGTTGGTGTGTGGGCTTGGACTGAAAAGGACACATTCAATAATCTGTCACGCTTGACTAATATTGCTTTGGATCCAGCGTTCATCTTGATATGTGTTG GCACTATAACATTTATAATTGGATTTACGGGATGTGTGGGTGCCTTGCGTGAGAACACGTGCCTGTTAGCTTGT TATGCAGTGTTCCTCGCACTACTTCTGTTGGCTGAGATGACAGCTGGGATATTGTTCTTTGTGTTTAAGGACTGG ATAAAACACCAAGCTACGAGTGGATTCCAGTCGTTCATCACTCATTACAGAGAAGACCCCGACCAACAGAATTTGATTGATTGGATCCAAGAAGATTGG CTCCAATGCTGCGGCGTAGAAGGGCCGAGAGACTGGGATCGGAACGCTTACTTCAATTGCTCGAGCGGTGCAGTCGGCTCGCGAGAAGCCTGCGGAGTGCCCTTCAGCTGCTGTCGCAACAAACCGCAGGATATTATCCGCAATAAGCAGTGCGGATATGACGTCAGGAAACCCACTTAT CAAGGCAGCGAGCGTGTGATCCATGAGCGTGGTTGCTTGGCTGCGGGTGAAGACTGGCTGCAGCGCAACTTCGCGCCCGTCGCGGCCTTGGTGCTAGCCCCGCTTGCACTGAAG ATTCTCGGGATATGCTTCGCTCAGAACCTGCGAGCTGACATCTTCGCTCAGAAGGCGAAGTGGCACTGA
- the Tsp26A gene encoding tetraspanin-5 isoform X3: MPSIRKYRRDTTEVSCCLKYVIFGVNVLFWFLGLIVLAVGVWAWTEKDTFNNLSRLTNIALDPAFILICVGTITFIIGFTGCVGALRENTCLLACYAVFLALLLLAEMTAGILFFVFKDWIKHQATSGFQSFITHYREDPDQQNLIDWIQEDWLQCCGVEGPRDWDRNAYFNCSSGAVGSREACGVPFSCCRNKPQDIIRNKQCGYDVRKPTYQGSERVIHERGCLAAGEDWLQRNFAPVAALVLAPLALKSFDIAKIIYDKGCLEAAEEWFDRNLLIVATSAVCTAFAQILGICFAQNLRADIFAQKAKWH, encoded by the exons ATGCCTAGCATAAGAAAATATCGACGTGACACGACCGAAGTGAGCTGTTGTTTAAAATATGTGATTTTTGGTGTTAATGTATTATTTTGG TTCCTTGGCCTCATTGTTCTGGCTGTTGGTGTGTGGGCTTGGACTGAAAAGGACACATTCAATAATCTGTCACGCTTGACTAATATTGCTTTGGATCCAGCGTTCATCTTGATATGTGTTG GCACTATAACATTTATAATTGGATTTACGGGATGTGTGGGTGCCTTGCGTGAGAACACGTGCCTGTTAGCTTGT TATGCAGTGTTCCTCGCACTACTTCTGTTGGCTGAGATGACAGCTGGGATATTGTTCTTTGTGTTTAAGGACTGG ATAAAACACCAAGCTACGAGTGGATTCCAGTCGTTCATCACTCATTACAGAGAAGACCCCGACCAACAGAATTTGATTGATTGGATCCAAGAAGATTGG CTCCAATGCTGCGGCGTAGAAGGGCCGAGAGACTGGGATCGGAACGCTTACTTCAATTGCTCGAGCGGTGCAGTCGGCTCGCGAGAAGCCTGCGGAGTGCCCTTCAGCTGCTGTCGCAACAAACCGCAGGATATTATCCGCAATAAGCAGTGCGGATATGACGTCAGGAAACCCACTTAT CAAGGCAGCGAGCGTGTGATCCATGAGCGTGGTTGCTTGGCTGCGGGTGAAGACTGGCTGCAGCGCAACTTCGCGCCCGTCGCGGCCTTGGTGCTAGCCCCGCTTGCACTGAAG AGTTTTGACATAGCTAAGATAATATATGACAAGGGTTGCCTAGAAGCCGCCGAGGAGTGGTTCGACCGCAATCTGTTGATTGTTGCCACGTCCGCAGTTTGTACCGCTTTTGCACAA ATTCTCGGGATATGCTTCGCTCAGAACCTGCGAGCTGACATCTTCGCTCAGAAGGCGAAGTGGCACTGA